Genomic window (Capricornis sumatraensis isolate serow.1 chromosome 1, serow.2, whole genome shotgun sequence):
AGGAGACTCAAGATTAGAGGGCTCGCTTGTCTAACCTAACACAGCGGGTTAAGGACGAACTGGGATTCAGCCAGAGCTGATACGTTTATACACCCTTTGGATTCCTTCTCAGTGTCTAGCTCCTTATCTCCGTGCCATGCTACTATATATCATGTGACACTCTCATTCCCAGAAATGATGTATCCAGAGTCTGAGAGAAATGTGCTTTGTAACCAGTGGTCAGAGGGAGGTAAAGCACCCTACTTTTGAACTGAAAAACGGTGGATTTAAGACTCCTGCTTAGATCAGGATGCTTTTATGGTTTAGGGCAGAGGGCAGACCAAAGCTTGGCTCACCTAACAGATTTAGTCTTGTGATAACCGGGGTTGGAGCTTGGATAAGTATCAAAGATACTTCTTTACTTTGGATTGGGGTTCCTTTCAGAGGATGTAATTGATGTAATTTCTTATAACAAAGTAGAGTGATTAAGATGCAGAAAAGGGAAGTTATTCATAAGCCTCCACTGGAGGGTCATACGTTGACTGATCACACGAAGACTGTTACCTTCCAGACAGTGTAGCTTGTGCTGTCCAGAAAGATTCTGGGTTCTGAAGTCTTTTCCCCTTAGTGGTTACAGATGTCAACAGGTATTTCTTTCACTGGCACCAACCTCCCCTTGGAACTTGGGAAAAAGTGGAGGACAGTCCCTATTTTCATAGGAAACAAGTAGGCCCCAGAGCCCAAAGTATAATTCTTTTGACAGGAGAGTTCCAACCccagttttatttccagaatgCTCCTCTGGATATAATGGCAGAGAGTAAATATAAactcatttattctttataattattattggCTTTGACTGAATGAACAGAGAGACATACAGACAGACAAAAGGGAAAGCATGGACAGGGAAGAATAGGCATAGAAATGCACAGGAGAGGAACACTTTGCCCCCCAGGGATCCATTAATCTTTAATTTGTTCCAAAACCCTGTTCAGTCCTTTACTGATTACTAGCTCAGTGTTGATGAAGTCAGTGGAATAAATGATGAAGAGTTGGGGTGCCAACGTGGGCAGTGAAGATAAAAAGGCTCCTGGCCCTCTCATGTAACATAACTTTATTTTCCACTGGTGCACAAAGAATTTATAtcctccattttttccccctgttccTCCTTCTTACTCAACAAAGCAAAAGAATCGAGGGCCCTAGTTTTCTATGCCCCTTTCTGGCCCCTCTCCACCCATTCTAGACTGAAGAATCAAAGCAAACACCTTCAAATACGAGTCTGCTCCTGTCAAGTTGGTAGTGGTGGTGTGAGAGGCCCTTGTGGTCAGGGGAGAGGCAGTGGAGAAGTGTCTTCAGCATACTAGACAGTATCGCATACAGTCAGCTGCAGTTTGTCCAAGAACCTTTATTGGAAAAATGTCCAAGGGGTGAGACCACCAGCAGCTGGAGGGGCTGCCCGTGAGAGGGGGAGCACCTGAGGCTCCATGGAAGACGTTGGAGTAGTGCAGTGCAGCGCCTGCCTCCAGATCCAGACAGttccttttattttctggggGAGAGGGAGTGCCCACAGAAATACTGCTCTCTGAGACCCGGAGGCAAGATGTGGGGGCAGCTGGGGATGCCAAGGGTCTTGATGCAGGTGAAATGGGGGCCCCATTTGGGACCGAATGGGATAGGGTTGAACAAATGACTCTCCTCTGGACCTGGGGGGTGGAAGGATATATCCCATCTGATATCCACTCCCCAGGTCCAGGGGCTCAGAGCCTAACAGACCTACCTTCTGGCCCTGCTCACAGTGGAAAGAGGATGGATACCAGGCCTGAGATTGTGGGAGTGCCATTACCCTCTGGGAAACTGTGGGATCCTTCAGTCTTGGGCGGATCACCATCTTGGGCTCTCCCTGACCCTAGCCCCAGCCCCAGATTATTAGTGCATCCGTCTTCTGGTTCTGCTTCTTCACTCATACGTCAATAGTATTGATGGATGGTGACTTTTTCTGTGAAAGAAGATGGCCTGAGTCTCTAATTTCAGGAAAGTGATAGTTTCCTCTATCCCAAATTTCCAttctccctcttcttctgcccctcCGTGCCCCTCCTCCTTTTCCCTCGATGCTTCTAGACACAACCCCCCCACTTCCCGCCCTCACTGGCCCCACATCACCTGTCTTGTCCCCACTGGCCTTCCCTGAGGACTCTGTTCTggtcccttccccttctccttgggGTTGTTGTTGGAGTCATTGTCCTTGATGATGTCATACTGACGGCAGAATAGCCCGATTACAGCTGAAACACAATCATACAATCTGAGCCTTGATCTTGACCTCCCCACTCATAGCCCTGAAGGGCAGGGACATATCCGACATTTCtagaaaatcaaagaagaaaatctttgaaTTCCTGTTTCCCATGCACATTACATTCTTCATCATCCTTTCTGGGCTCCCAATAGCCTCCTCTCCCTTTCTTCGAACTTTTCCTGCTTATCTCCTACAACTGAACATCTCCCCACACCGTTGCTCTCACCTTCTCCCTACAACCTTCACCAACTCCCACCTTCACTCAGCCCCACTTAATCCACAGTCCCCCATTCAGCTGCTTACTCACCAGCCCACATGAGCAACACCACCACAATGATGACCACCTCCCCCGTCTGCAGTGGTCGCTCTCCATCCAGACCCTCCACTGTGATGTCacctgagaaggaaaagaagacagaCCCCAGGTTCTGGGGAGCAACTAGAGAGCTATGCCTGTGCAGACAGTTCAGGATGGAGTTGCTGGGGACTAGAGTCAGTGTAGACCTGTCGCAGCACCGTTGCTGGTAACCACTCTCTGGGAAGCTGTTGGTGGACAGGTGGTTAGAGACCAAACAGCAGGAGGGCTGCAGGTCAGGTGCTCACTCATGCAGGCTGCAGCTGCTATGAACTGAGGCTGGGTAAAAGGAAGCTTTGAAGCCCTTCCCCCCAAACAATTCCTTACCAGCCTGTCTATACTCAGTCTCCTGCCAAcctgctttccttcctttcctggcAGTACAATGAATTATATCATCCTTCTACTCATCTAAGCTAGACTGCTGCTTGCTCTGCGGAAGTAAACAGGAGGCCAAAGACCAGGTAAACAGTCAGAGAATCCAAAGCTTTAGGGGGTGAGGAATAATCGAGACTCTCACCTGGGCTTGAGCTGTTGGAGGGTAGCCGATCCGACCCCTTGAGAGTTCGGAAGTGCACCCGCGGCCCTGGGGGGCTTTCTCCCCGGAGGCCAATGCTCCTGACCTGCACTGTGTAGTCACTGTCTTCAGCCAGGCCCCAGAGAGCACAGGCCCGAGTCGTGGTGTTCACCTCTCGGATCACACGTTGCCCAGGGCCATTCTGTCGCTGCAGGGAGATGATGAGAGAGGAGGACAGCCTCACCCTGGTCCCAGTCCACAAAGCTTAGCCCAGGATTCTTGAACGCCCAAGCATTCTGGAGGACTGGGGTGGGAAGGATAGCTTAAGCCAGGGAACCCCAGCTACCTGtctcccagggcagggaggggagttggtgggggtggggggcggtgacCAGAGGGAACGCTCAGAGATCCAAGGACACAGGTTGGGGCAGCAGAAGGGTGATTCATACTTGCtgggaaatggagtagccaatgACGATGTTGCCTTCTGGGACGTCCCAGGACACAGTGGCCGAGTTGGCTCTGAGGTGAGTGACTGTCACATTCACAGGAGACGGAGGCCGGTCTACGGGCGCCAGTGTGTGAACAGGTCACCAGGGTCCACCCCCAGACTAGCTCTGGTGACTCCTCACCTGCTCCCCTTTTACTCACCTGCTCGCACAAAGCCCAGGTCGCAGCTGACCAGCAGGAGGACCGTGGGGCTTAGATATGGGGAGAGGGGCATTAGCGAAGCCATGGTCCCCACCGAGTCCACTGGGAGGCACCCGGGCATCCGCTTGACACCCAGGCGGGGCTCCTGGAGGTGGcaggagttggggggggggggcgggggtcaAGGACTTGCCAGAAAGCACAAGCGGGCAGctgctctccctcctccccacaccccacagcAGCCCTAGAACCCCTCTTTCCCCTTGCCTTGCCCACCCCCGCAGCACCCCGGCGCCCTCAGTTCGCGCCTCTGCTCTGCCCACACCCACCTCCACCGGTCCTCGCGGTGGGTCAGGCCTCGGGGGGCTGCTCGGTGCCCAGAGGGCGGCCCATCGCCGACTCCGTGGCGCTGTCCCTACCCCATCCCGGCGCGGGCCCGGCCAGGCGGGCAGCGCGGGACCGAGCTGCGGGCAGAGAGCGGAGGCGTAGCGGGTGCGGGCCGCGGGGCCCCGGAGCCCCCAGAACTCGGACCGGCCGCGCAGTCTGTCCCGGAGCAGGGGGCGGTGCCCGCGCGGCCTGGCGGCTGGCCTGGGTCCCTGGGGCGCGAGGCAGTGCGGCTGCCCCCGCCGGCCCCTGCAGCACGATGTGACCGTCCCGGCGCGCCAGCTGCCGTCTTCTGCAGAGCTGGCCTCGGTCGCTCAGCCGCAGCCCGGCCGGGACGTGcgggcccgccccgccccgctggGGTTCTCGCCGCCGTCATCACCGCCCCCCCAACCCGGTTCTTTCGGGGCTCCTCCCACGACCCTCTCATTGGCGGCCTCCAGGGCCCCCCATCCCTCCTGATCCCGGCTCCCGTCTGCTGAGCCCCCgcaggggggttggggggaggggacgTCCGGAGAGGCGCAGGTGCGAGGGTCTCCGGATCTGAGAGGCCCCTCCTCCCCAGATGGAATTAGCCAAGTTGGGAAGAGGAACTCCACCTTCGGTGCGCGAGGGGACAGAGTCATGgagataataattatttttacaatCTCCTACTTGTAGACTGCGTCAGCTTTTAAGTCTCTTCCCCATTCATGACTGATATTgattcccttccttctctcattCATTCTTCCACTTATTAGGCAAATATTTATAGAGCTTTCTCTATGTGTCTGACATGTTAATAGCTGGAGATACAGCGATtattaagggttttgggtttatAGGGGAAATTTAAAGACCGACGACCTGTCTCAGCTCTGcgactcactgtgtgaccttaggcaaatagGTTAATCTAAGTTTCAGGTTTCCCACCTGTAAATCAAAGAATGCAAAACCtcacagggctgctgtgaggatcaaatgacaCAATATTGGGGaacgatttttaaaaatctcataacACTGTGTGAAGAGAGATTATTCTTAATTTGCACCAATTTGTTAGTTAcgtcatttattcaataaacatgtAAATCCATAAATTATTTCATGCTTTGGTTGAGCATGAGACCTGGAGTGAGAACCTGGATGTGAGTCCCAGTTCTCTCCACTGTGTAATCTTTAGCAActaacttaacttctctgagcttcagtttcataatttgaaaaatgaGCATGTCAATAtcaccttttttctttaattgaattatcagttcagttcaattgctgagtcgtatcctactcttttcgaccccatggactgcagcactccaggcttccctttccatcaccaactcccggagcttgctgacactcatgtccatctagtcggtgatgccatccacacatctcatcctctgtcatccccttctgcactgccttcaatctttcccagcatcaaggtcttttccagtgagtcagttctttgcatctggtggccgaagtattggagtttcagcttcagcatcagtttttcaatgaatattcaggactgattttctttaggatggactggttggatctccttgaagtccaagggactctcaagagtcttcttcaacaccacagttcaaaagcatcaattctttgttgctcatctttctttaaagtccaactctcacatccatacatgactactggaaaatccatagctatgactggatggacctttgctggcaaagtaatgtctctgctttttaatttgctgtctaagttggtcatagcgtttctttcaaggagcaagcgtttctTGATTTCAtagctgcattcaccatctgcagtgattttggaccccctgtatattgtcaccctgcttatttaacttctatgcagagtacatcatgagaaacgctgggctggaagaagcacaagctggaatcaagattgccgggagaaatatcaataacctcatatatgcagatgacaccacccttatggcagaaagtgaagaggaactaaaaagcctcttgatgaaagtgaaagaggagagtgaaaaagttggcttaaagctcaacattcagaaaactaagatcatggcatctggtcccatcacttcatggcaaatagatggggaaacaatggaaaccagttcagttcagttcagttcagttcagtcgctcagtcgtgtccgactctttgcaaccccatgaatcgcagcatgccaggcctccctgtccatcaccaactcccagagttcactcagactcatgtccatcgagtcagtgatgtcatccagccatctcatcttgggtcgtccccttctcctcctgtccccaatccctcccagcatcagagtcctttccaatgagtcagctcttcacatgaggtgtccaaagtattcagctttagcatcattcgttccaaagaaatcccagggctgatctcctttagaatggactggttggatctccttgcagtccaagggactctcaagagtcttctccaacaccacagttcaaaagcatcaattcttcggtgctcagccttcttcatagtccaactctcacatccatacatgaccactggaaaaaccatagccttgactagacggcccttagtcggcaaagtaatgtctctgcttttgaatatactatctaggttggtcataacttttcttccaaggagttcagtttagttcagttcagtcgctcagtcgtgtccaactctttgtgaccccatgaatagcagcacgccaggcctccctgtccatcaccatctcccggagttcactcagactcgtttccatcaagtccgtgatgccatccagccatctcatcctcggtcatccccttctcctcctgcccccaatccctcccagcatcagagtcttttccaatgagtcaactcttcgcatgaggtgtccaaagtactggagtttcagctttagcatcattcgttccaaagaaatcccagggctgatctccttcagaatagactggtaagcttcttttaatttcatggctgcaatcaccatctgcagtgattttggagctcagaaaaataaagtctaacattgtttccactgtttccccatctatttcccatgaagtgatgggaccggatgccatgatcttcgttttctgaatgttgagccttaggccaactttttcactcttctctttcactttcatcaagaggctttttagttcctcttcactttctgccataagggtgatgtcatctgcatatctgaggttattgatatttctccctgcaatcttgattccagcttgtgtttctgccagtccagagtttctcatgatgtgcagagacattagtttgctgactaaggtccgcctagtcaaggctatggtttttcctgtggtcatgtatggacgtgagagttggactgtgaagaaggctgagtgtcaaagaattgatgcttttgaactgtggtgttggacaagactcttgaaggtcccttggactgcaaggagatccaaccagtccattctgaaggagatcaaccctgggatttctttggaaggaatgatgctaaagctgaaactccagtactttggacacctcatgcgaagagttgactcattggaaaagactctgatgctgggagggattgggggcaggaggagaaggggatgaccgaggatgagatggctggatggcatcacggactcgatggacgtgagtctgagtgaactccgggagatggtgatggacagggaggcctggcgtgctgcaattcatggggtcgcaaagagtcagacacgactgagtgactgaactgactgaactgaactgaactctgcatataagttaaataagcagggtgacaatatacagccttgacgtactccttttcctatttggaaccagtctgttgttccatgtccagttctaactgctgcttcctgacctgcatacagagttctcaagaggcagatcaggtggtctggtattcccatctctctcagaattttccacagtttattgtgatccacacagtcaaagggtttggcatagtcaataaagtgtcagacttcatttttgggggctccaaaatcactgcagatggtgactgcagccatgaaattaaaagatgcttactccttggaaggaaagttatgaccaacctagatagcatattcaaaag
Coding sequences:
- the FNDC4 gene encoding fibronectin type III domain-containing protein 4 — translated: MPGCLPVDSVGTMASLMPLSPYLSPTVLLLVSCDLGFVRADRPPSPVNVTVTHLRANSATVSWDVPEGNIVIGYSISQQRQNGPGQRVIREVNTTTRACALWGLAEDSDYTVQVRSIGLRGESPPGPRVHFRTLKGSDRLPSNSSSPGDITVEGLDGERPLQTGEVVIIVVVLLMWAAVIGLFCRQYDIIKDNDSNNNPKEKGKGPEQSPQGRPVGTRQKKSPSINTIDV